GAAAGCAATGCTTGCTGCAAAAAGAGGAGTATTCTGAGTGGGTGAACTTTAAAGTCCATATTGTCTCTGCCTTCTAGATAGGTTAAACATCTCAGCACATTCTGCTGCTATCAGAAGACTTTTAAATGGCTGTATATGTTTCCAGAGGCTACTGATGAGCATGTTAGAAATCAAAATAAGCTGGAGTCCGTTTGCTTTTCAGGAAGTGACTGTGATGTGCCTGCTGCTGCTCTCGGCTCTCTGGCTGCCTGGCGGTGAGAGCTACAATAGTGAGTCTCTCTTTTACTGGCCTGTGGGATGAGGATTAATAGTGAAGACaagaagggtgaaatcctgatctgTATCTGAGGATGTGCTCAAGCTACTTATCCAGAGTAGGATTAGCACTGGTCACTTCTCCCAAGAGCAGAAGGAATTTGGGTGGCTGAGGGGGGTGGGTGGAAgaacaccaaaaaacaaaaacaaaacccagctaAGGATGCTAAAGCTTTGGGGCCAGAAGTGGGATCTTTCCGCCTTCTTGTCAGCAGGAAGCTTTTTACCTGCCAAGCCAGAGATGAAGGTTCTGCATCTCTTGTAACAGTTGAGAGCAGCCACTCCCCACACTGAGATTTGGATGCTAATGACCTCAATTCTAACAAGGGGAAGTGCAGACCCTTGAACATTCCCTCTTGGTAGGCACTGAAAAGGCATCGTCTTTCAGATGTAGTGTCCCAAAGCAGTTCAGCCATTAATGTAAAGCTTCTCTTGGGAACTAAGCAGTGACTTTAAATAAGAGCAACTTGTCCTGTGGTTAAACAAGGGTTTCCCTCATGGCTGAGCAGAGCATGGACTCAGATTTAGTGACAGGCtaactttagaatcatagaatatcagggttcgaagggacatcaggaggtcatctagtccaaccccctgctcaaagcaggaccagtccccaactaaatcatcccagacagggctttgtcaagcctgaccttaaaaacttctaaggaaggagattccaccacctccctaggtaacacattccagtgtttcaccaccctcctagtgcaagtttttcctaatatccaacctaaacctcccctactgcaacttgagaccattactccttgttctgtcatctgctaccactgagaacagtctagatccatcctctttggaaccccctttcaggtagttgaaagcagctatcaaatcccccctcattcttctcttccgcagactaaacaatcccagttccctcagcctctcctcataagtcatgtgttccagtcccctaatcatttttgttgccctccactggacgttttccaattttttcacatccttcttgtagtgtggggcccaaaactggacacaatactccagatgaggcctcaccagtgttgaatagaggggaacgatcacgtccctcgatctgctcgctatgcccctacttatacatcccaaaatgccattggccttcttggcaacaagggcacactgactcatatccagcttctcgtccactgtaacccctaggtgcttttctgcagaacagctgccgagccattcggtccctagtctgtagcggtgcatgggattcttccgtcctaagtgcaggactctgcacttgtccttgttgaacctcatcagatttcttttggcccaatcctccaatttgtctaggtccctctgtatcctatccctaccctccagcgtatctacctctcctcccagtttagtgtcatctgcaaacttgctgcgggtacaatccacaccatcctccagatcatttatgaagatattgaacaaaaccggcccgaggaccgacccttggggcactccacttgataccggctgccaactagacatggagccattgatcactacccttttagcccgacaatctagccaactttctatccaccttatagtccattcattcagcccatacttctttaacttgctggcaagaatactgtgggagaccatgtcaaaagctttgttaaagtcaaggaacaacacgtccactgctttcccctcatccacagagccagttatctcatcatagaaggcaattagattagtcaggcatgacttgcccttggtgaatccatgctgactgttcctgatcactttcctctcctctaagtgcttcagaattgattccttgaggacctgctccatgatttttccagggactgaggtgaggctgactggcctgtagttcccaggatcctcctccttcccttttttaaagatgggcactacattagcctttttccagttgtccaggacttcccccgatggccatgagttttcaaagataatggccaatggctctgcaatcacatccgcaactcctttagcactctcggatgcagcgcatccagccccacaGACTTgcgctcgtccagcttttctaaatagtcccgaaccacttctttctccacagagggctggtcacctcctccccatgctgtgctgcccagtggagtagtctgggagctgaccttgttcgtgaagacagaggcaaaaaaagcactgagtacattaggcAGCTTGCCTTTAGCTTGCTCCACTATAGCCAGTTATTCACGATGCACTTAAACATTCACACATCCCTCTGCTGTAGCTGATCTGAAGAAGCCCCGTCGCCGAATGGAAGAGGCTGCCCTCCGTCCCAAGAGAAGCCCGAGATCCTGCTTTCCGAACCCGTGTAAGCACCAGGGAGTCTGCCAGGTAGTTGAGGAGAAGCCAAACTGCACCTGCAAGGCTGGTTTCACTGGGACATTCTGTCAAGGTAGGACTGGGGCAATGCTGGGCATGGGTGGGGTGCGCGGGTCAATTCTAGCAGTAGTGAGCACTACTCAAGCCACTCGGACAAGTATGAGGGGGGGACTTTCCCTTTTGCACTCTGGTGAGCGCCTTTCTAAGCTGATATGAGGAAAAGATTTGCTGAACTAGGAACCATTTCATGGGAACGGCGTGGGAGTCCGCTGATTTCTCATGCGAAAAGGTGCGGGCCTGTGATGTGACTTGTGTGTACGCTTGCACAATGAGTGGGGTGGGTGGACACCTTCCTTTTCAGGGGAGCAGTGGGTGTCTGgacatggggagggagggtggggtctCTAACCCTTCCCACGCTACCCTGCTCTGTGGATCAGAGATGGCCCAGCACTTGCAAGGGGTGCATGGAGCTGCTCTGGTTGTAGAGATAAAACCCCTATCAGTCAAGCTAGGATAGCTCCTGCTGGCTATGGCCCAGTCCAAGGCTTTTTCGGTGAACAAAACTGGGCAAACTGAAAGGATTTGCTCGCCCTTTGCTCGGCTACTCTCTGTTGGGAATTACTCTCTGGAGTCACTTCAGTTGTGATCAGACTCATGAATGGTGACAGTCACAGAGGAGATCTGGCCTTAAGAAATGTGAAGCCCTGCACTTAAGGAAAGGAAACTactgtccctcctctcctcccttcttgTAACTAAGCAGCTCCAGCCTGTAGCACTGCATTAGAGTTAATTTTCCTTTCATCTCAAACCCGTCCTCATGTTTCATGCAATGGACACTTCTGCTGTGGGATGGGGAGACTGCAATGCCTCTGAGACTATCTCTGTAATTCCAGGGGCCTTGCGATAGGAGGAAGCACAAGAACCACTGTCTAGTAGCATCCCATAGCTTTCCTTGGTCACTAATGGACTCTGGCATAGCAAAGTCAAGTGTCCCTTGAGGAAAGTGACCAAAAAATGTTGCTTTAGACTAAGGTCTGAAGCAGAAGCACTTCAGCCTCATCTGGCTTCCCAGGGTGATAGTGCTGTAGGGTAATGACTGCACAGACATCAGTCACGAGGATTAAATGTAGCacctctggatctaaaagtgGGAGCCCTCTGCTGTCCTGAGTTAAAAGGCCACATCCCTCAGCTTGGAGGCTGAGCAGTAGACTTGGAAACATCTTGGTGTCTAACCactagagagagacaagctcccACTGGATTCATGTGGGTTCTCAATCTCCTCCACCCAGCATCCTTTGCAGGGCTCTGAAAATCAGCAGTGAAGTGAAGGACACTCTCAGTATACCAGTGCTGGGTCACACCATAGCTCACATAGGGCTCCTTCAGGCCTCTTCCTTATGGCTATTGCAGATCGCTTTTTCCCCAGATGTGGTGCTGAAACTGCAGTGTGAGGAAGATCACATGAAGATGATGGTGAGAAAGGAAGCGTTCGAAGTGTTGAAAATCCCCTTGGCACGGGTCCACTTGAAGAATGGTGCTTGCAAGGTCTCCGAAAAGGAGGAAGATGGAGCAATCTTCTTTGCAGCCAGTCTCACTGGCGAGAACCATACCCTGTGTGGGTCAGTGATTCAGGTAAGGTGGGGTGTATCTGATTAGATCTTGGGAGGGGAAGCCATTCTGAGACAAGACACAGTGGTGAAGGGGTTCTAGTTATTTCTGCTCTTCCTGTTTTATCTCTGCCTTGTAGCATTAGTACCCAAGTCCTAGCTCTAAATGGAAGTCTTCTCAGGAGAACTGGTAAGGTGGCTAATGTACACCATCTAACATAGTCAATGATTCTTTCTGGCCTCCACTGAGTTGTTGATTGCGGTTTGAGGGGGCAGTGCTTGGCTACTTCAGCAGAGTATGGGAGTCCTGCGTTTCTATTTCCCAGCTGAGAATAACTGTCTTTCCAGCAGCTATCGTATGTATtaagatggaataaatgggctaACGcagttaacataacccagtcacaaTCTAACAGTCAATAGCATCAACTGAGGTCTGGGAATTGGTATGCAGAGTCCTCCGCTTAGCATGCTTAGCATCATGGCAAACATGCTATAAAATTCATGTCACAGGTTATTAAAGagacttttattggaccaaaatCTGCTGGTGAGagtgacaagctttcaagtttataCAGAGATTTTCTTCAGACCTGCATAGGTCAAAAGCTTCTCTCACCAAGAGAACTTCTTCCAATAGAAGgtattaccacacccaccttgtgtctctaatatcctgagaccaacatggctacaacagctcTGCAAATGCCAAAGATTAGAACTTTTTATTGATTGAAATATACAAGAGGAAAAGAATCAAAACCAGTTAAAGAGCATTAATGGAAATTGTCTTGCACAAAGTCCCTTTTTGGAGACTGAACATGGCTTAAAGCCTCTTATTGAGCCGAACAGTCCTTGGTGGGGAAGAAAGAGTTAATTCTATTCAATTCTGAATTGGACATGATAGTCCCTTTCCTGCTTTAGACCAGACCAaaaccacccccctccccgcaccctcataattttgtccaccagttaagtctaatttccaacacaccaattttggttaatTTCCAATCCTCTACTCCTCTTTACTAGTCATTAATCTGAATGGTCCTTGAATGGTATCAGCAGATGCTTTCTGTTTAAACTAAATCCAACTTTGTCTCCCTCTCACATCTTCTCTTAAACAGTTTCATATAACAAATCCATTGACTATTCATCAACCTTTCCCCACTAGTCATCAGTTAGGTTAATGATTAAAGTAGGCCTGCTAGGCCCCAATTATTGTGATTGCTGCCAACTTTCTGTCCCATAGCAGGACTGTGTCCCATTCTGGTGGCAGGACTGCAGAAGAAGAGCCTTCCTTTTGCCAGCTAATGGAGATCTTCCTCTATCTCAAGATATAGGAGGCTCTTTCTGGAGTCCAAGGTCCTGGGTTCTGTACCCTGCCACACATGGGGTGTGGATTAGCTGAAGGTCTGTGTGCAATATATAGATCTGTTTTGGTGCTACGTGCTTAGCCATATCTAGTGCAGTACAGACATGCCACTACCAATCTACTACATACAGTGCTGTCTTAATACAGAGATCTCCCTTATTGGGGAACAGATGACTTGTTCTGGGCCAGATCTCGAGAGGCACACAAAAATTAAAGGCTGAACTTGAGATCTGCCTCTTCGGATGAGCACCCAAAaactccagctgaaatcaatgggtgctTCCAGCTGGACCCTGGAACAAGAGGCCTGTTTGTGCACACAAGCTGATGGCTGTGGGCTTTGGGTGGAAGTCTCAAGGAACAGGCAGTGCCTTCTAGCTGTTGGGCTACCTACAGTACCTGACCTACTGCTAGCTCTAACTGGGTTCCTGACCACCTTGCTGCAGGCAGGATGGGGTGAGCCAGActgagtgcagagagagagacatgttCCTGGCATGAAGACATGTCTTAAATACTCTTTCTGGCCCATGTCAGCAAAACAGGTCACACGTGTCTTACGCCAACGTGATGGAGTCAGACATGGAGGCTACGGGCGTGATCTCCAGAAGCAGCCTTGTGCGAGTGCACTTCTCCTGCATCTACTCCTACGAGCGGGTGGTCCAGCTGCCCTTCTCCCTTACTGCCATCGACACGTGAGTTGCTTGTCTTCCCCTCTCCTCTGGACAGGCATTTCCCTCCTATACTAAATGCTTGTTGGCTGCCGCCCTCAGGTGGCCGAATTTCACTGGTGAAGTTGGATGATTAAGGCCTGATCCCCGGTGGTGCTGAACGCCCCACAATTCCAGCTGAAGCCGATAGGAGCAGTGGGTGTGTGGCTCATATTTACAAGCCATTATATTTATAGGTCTCATATTTACAAGCCATTAAAGGGTGTAAACAGCTGTAAAAATAGCTCATGTCGATAAGATGAAGATCTGCCAGGCTACACCAGGAGGTGCTGGTGAGCTTTGAGAGCTGTGTGTGTCACATCAAGATCCTGTGCCCTCACTTCGTACAGAAGTGGCCCTAAATGCCTGACTTCGACTGGCTGGAAGCCgccttcctgccccctgctgcactgggcagcttGCCTGAAGCGGCCTGTGCTTTCAGTAGCACATGTTGCAGGCAACTGAGATGTTCGTCGAGATGTGACATCCGATTCCTGCCTTTCTATCTGCCCCTCCACTGCCAATAAACTAGCTTGCAGTTCACCAagtgagctggggggagggtggggggcaggacgGTGACCCCCATCAGACTCCCTGCCACTTGGTGTGTGTCAGGGAGAGACCCTCTTGGGAGACTGCAGATGGAGACGTCTTGGGTGCATTCTTCTCAGATGCCGCTGTTCGATACCCCAGTGGGGCAGGCTGGATGGGAGCTGCTCTCTCCAGGGGTCCCTTGTGCAGAAGGGCTGCTCTTTCTGTTCTCACACCAGGTGTATCTGGGCAGGTAGCAAACTGTGCATGAGTGTTGCTAAGGGTTGGCAATGGGGCCCTGGCTGTAAGGAGAGCAACACAGGCTTCCCTGTGAGCAGGAGCTGGTGGCACATGGGGATCTGTCTGCACGCGCCAGCAACTGGATGCTTGGTGGCTGCCTCCATCCTGCCTTTTTCTAACTCTGGGCCTGGTCTCCCTGATCTCCTCCTAGGCTGGTGAAGTTCGTGGTCAAAGAGGGGGAGTTCAATGTGACCATGGCCTTGTATGAGACCTCCGCTTACCTGCAGCCCTACCggcagcagcccccagccctccccctgtCGGAGTTCCTCTACATCCTGCTGCAGCTGGAAGGGCAGAGCCAGGTGCGGTACTTCCTGCTGAGCCTCGAGGACTGTTGGGCCACCCCGTCGGCAGACCCCAGCCATGACGTGCAGCACCAGCTCATCGTGAAGGGGTAAGAGCAGCGGTTTTGAGCTCTCCCCAGGCTCCTCACCATGGGGAAAAGCCATGTGCTTTACTAGCCCTGATGCTAGGTAATTCCGGGAGGGGAGGAGTCCTGGTCCAGGTTGCCGTGACCGCTCCACCAGAGCGACAAGATGTCAAGTCTTCACTGGCTGGCTACGACCACAGGAGCCATGTCAAGACTTTGTAATTGCCTAgcagagaaaatgaaaatgacCACTAACCATGTGGCATGCGGAGCGAAGTGCAAAACTCACCTCTTCCTCCCACACTTCATCTTTAGATTACGGTCACTCCTCCTCTTGAGATGCTCAGATCCCAGAATGATTCTGGGGAGAAGGCCCTGCAAGAGAAGCCGGCTTATCTCCTGAGCATGTCCCATCTTTCATATCTGTGGGAGAAAGTGCTCGCTCCCTCGATCTttcccccatcccagaacctgggACAGCTGGCCACTACTCTAGTGCACTCTGGCATTCATGCATTAAACGCAACCTGTCTTGTTTTAAAGCTGCGTTGTGCAATCCTAAGTGActtccttcatagaatcatagaatatcagggttggaagggacctcaggaggtcatctagtccaaccccctgctcaaagcaggaccaatccccaattaaatcatcccagccagggctttgtcaagcctgaccttaaaaacttctaaggaaggagattctaccacctccctaggtaacacattccagtgtttcaccaccctcttggtgaaaaactttttcaccaatatccaac
The DNA window shown above is from Natator depressus isolate rNatDep1 chromosome 12, rNatDep2.hap1, whole genome shotgun sequence and carries:
- the LOC141996468 gene encoding uromodulin-like isoform X1 produces the protein MAEVTVMCLLLLSALWLPGGESYNTDLKKPRRRMEEAALRPKRSPRSCFPNPCKHQGVCQVVEEKPNCTCKAGFTGTFCQDVVLKLQCEEDHMKMMVRKEAFEVLKIPLARVHLKNGACKVSEKEEDGAIFFAASLTGENHTLCGSVIQQNRSHVSYANVMESDMEATGVISRSSLVRVHFSCIYSYERVVQLPFSLTAIDTLVKFVVKEGEFNVTMALYETSAYLQPYRQQPPALPLSEFLYILLQLEGQSQVRYFLLSLEDCWATPSADPSHDVQHQLIVKGCPRDETVMYINDIGNSTMAKFSFQMFQFVNYSEVFLHCRVRLCLPDGPEPCAKQCPRKTKSKRALEEDYKKIVSYGPIHLLASPLSGARSAESGTKLQDLWGPHLWIPGALVTLIIASLFVLVAIAKAMKK
- the LOC141996468 gene encoding uromodulin-like isoform X2, translated to MEVTVMCLLLLSALWLPGGESYNTDLKKPRRRMEEAALRPKRSPRSCFPNPCKHQGVCQVVEEKPNCTCKAGFTGTFCQDVVLKLQCEEDHMKMMVRKEAFEVLKIPLARVHLKNGACKVSEKEEDGAIFFAASLTGENHTLCGSVIQQNRSHVSYANVMESDMEATGVISRSSLVRVHFSCIYSYERVVQLPFSLTAIDTLVKFVVKEGEFNVTMALYETSAYLQPYRQQPPALPLSEFLYILLQLEGQSQVRYFLLSLEDCWATPSADPSHDVQHQLIVKGCPRDETVMYINDIGNSTMAKFSFQMFQFVNYSEVFLHCRVRLCLPDGPEPCAKQCPRKTKSKRALEEDYKKIVSYGPIHLLASPLSGARSAESGTKLQDLWGPHLWIPGALVTLIIASLFVLVAIAKAMKK